The stretch of DNA GTGAGGGTCTGTGAGCGTAACTTTAAGTATAAAGATCGATGAGCAACTTCTTAAGAAACTAGAAGCTGTAGCAAAAGAGCAGGGGGTCTCACGAAGTTCATTAGTGAGAAAAGGGATAGAGCTTGTTCTTCTTCGTGAAGAGAGGTTGTGTCGAGAATTGGTAAAAGAGGTTAGCGAAGCTCTTCGGGATAATAAACGTGTTCCAGTTCAGGTGGATTGGCGGCGTATTGATGAGGAACTTTGCAAAAAGGCACCCAAGTGGAAGACGCTGGCTGAAGCCATGAGTGCTACCCGA from Actinomycetota bacterium encodes:
- a CDS encoding ribbon-helix-helix domain-containing protein; its protein translation is MSVTLSIKIDEQLLKKLEAVAKEQGVSRSSLVRKGIELVLLREERLCRELVKEVSEALRDNKRVPVQVDWRRIDEELCKKAPKWKTLAEAMSATRKREWKE